A genomic window from Flavobacterium johnsoniae includes:
- a CDS encoding DegT/DnrJ/EryC1/StrS family aminotransferase yields the protein MNERIYLSLCQESGFEKEYIAKALTTQWITTGGSNVDEFENVLENYLGEKSFVSALNSGTSAIHLALILLGVDKDDEVICQSMTFSASANPILYQKATPVFVDSESDTWNICPQQLELAIKDRIRKGKKPKAIIAVHLYGNPYKVDEIHAIADKYSIPVIEDSAEALGSSYKGRKCGTFGDLSIFSFNGNKIITTSSGGALVTRNLSQKKKAIFYSTQAKDPAAHYQHSEIGYNYRMSNICAGVGLGQIKVLNENILRRKENHKFYNEIFDQIEDVELLQVFNEDYQSIYWLNAILILPQSRKRTEDLRIELDKENIESRPLWKPMHLQPIFEKYPYYGGEVAENLFKMGLCLPSGSNLTREEKKRIKKVIFNFFKK from the coding sequence ATGAATGAAAGAATATATTTATCGCTATGTCAAGAAAGTGGATTCGAAAAAGAATACATTGCAAAGGCTTTAACTACGCAATGGATTACTACTGGAGGTTCTAATGTTGACGAGTTTGAAAATGTATTGGAAAATTACTTAGGAGAAAAATCTTTTGTGTCGGCTTTAAACTCAGGGACCTCTGCAATACATCTTGCCTTAATTTTATTAGGTGTTGATAAAGATGATGAGGTTATTTGCCAAAGTATGACATTCTCAGCCTCTGCTAATCCTATCTTATATCAAAAAGCAACTCCTGTATTTGTTGATAGCGAGTCGGATACTTGGAATATTTGCCCCCAACAATTGGAATTAGCAATTAAAGATAGAATTAGAAAAGGGAAGAAACCAAAAGCAATTATTGCTGTTCATTTATATGGTAATCCATATAAGGTTGATGAAATTCATGCAATTGCAGATAAATACTCCATTCCTGTAATAGAAGATAGCGCTGAAGCCTTAGGAAGTAGCTATAAAGGCAGAAAATGTGGTACTTTTGGTGATTTAAGTATATTTTCATTTAATGGAAATAAAATTATTACTACTTCAAGCGGAGGAGCTTTGGTTACTAGAAATCTTTCCCAAAAAAAGAAAGCAATTTTTTACTCAACTCAAGCTAAAGATCCAGCGGCACATTATCAACACAGCGAAATTGGATATAATTACAGAATGAGTAATATTTGTGCTGGAGTAGGATTAGGGCAAATAAAAGTACTAAATGAAAATATTCTTAGAAGAAAAGAAAATCACAAATTTTATAATGAAATTTTTGATCAGATAGAAGATGTAGAACTTTTACAAGTTTTTAATGAGGACTATCAATCTATTTATTGGTTAAATGCAATTCTAATATTGCCACAAAGCAGAAAAAGAACTGAAGATTTAAGAATTGAGCTTGATAAAGAAAACATTGAAAGTAGACCACTATGGAAACCAATGCATTTACAGCCAATTTTTGAAAAATACCCTTATTATGGAGGGGAAGTTGCAGAGAATTTATTTAAAATGGGGTTATGCTTACCATCTGGATCGAATTTAACAAGGGAAGAAAAGAAAAGAATAAAAAAAGTCATTTTTAATTTCTTTAAAAAATAA
- a CDS encoding WxcM-like domain-containing protein, producing MKQIKLPHLIKGGIHRDERGQISFVNDFKFDIIERFYIICNSDEYPLRGWQGHKIDNKFFYCVHGKVRVHFVKIDNWESPSKDLQIDNILLTPDESNILHIPEGYANAIEFLESNSKLISFTTLPLTNVEEDSVRYPSNYWLINE from the coding sequence TTGAAACAGATTAAACTTCCTCATTTAATAAAAGGGGGGATTCATAGAGATGAACGAGGGCAGATTTCGTTTGTTAATGATTTTAAGTTTGATATTATTGAGCGATTTTATATTATTTGCAATTCAGACGAATACCCATTAAGAGGTTGGCAAGGGCACAAAATCGATAATAAATTTTTTTATTGCGTTCATGGAAAAGTAAGGGTACATTTTGTTAAGATTGATAACTGGGAATCTCCTTCGAAAGATTTACAGATAGACAACATATTACTTACTCCAGATGAAAGTAATATACTTCATATTCCAGAAGGTTATGCTAATGCTATTGAATTTTTGGAATCAAATTCAAAATTAATATCATTTACAACATTACCTTTGACTAATGTAGAAGAGGATAGTGTTCGTTATCCCTCTAATTATTGGCTTATTAATGAATGA
- a CDS encoding DegT/DnrJ/EryC1/StrS family aminotransferase: protein MSTITKIPFSKIFIGDSERKYLNEVLDSGWLTTAGKTLEFEKKFADFIGAKYACAVNSCTAALHLGIDALGIKAGDKVLIPSMTFAATGEVVRYIGAEIIPIDTEYGTNLITPEILEKALEKHKDIKLLIVVHYGGQAAQIKELIEICNRHGIKIMEDAAHAFPTRKDGQLVGNFGDITCFSFYANKTITTGEGGMLVTNDENIYKRVKTMRLHGINRDIWDRFTSKTPSWEYDVIDAGYKYNMPDLAAAIGLGQLEKAELFRSERQKAVEFYYEKLKDLSMIDLPICNDKLEDHAWHLFPIVLNEKSSISRNEFIEKMSEQGVGTSVHYKPIHQLSYYKERYNLIKEDYPNAELTWSGNVSLPLYPYMTNEELQYIVDTVKNILT, encoded by the coding sequence ATGAGTACAATAACAAAAATTCCCTTTTCTAAAATTTTCATTGGAGATAGTGAAAGAAAATATTTAAATGAAGTATTAGATTCTGGCTGGTTGACAACAGCAGGTAAAACACTTGAGTTTGAAAAGAAATTTGCTGATTTTATTGGTGCGAAATATGCTTGCGCTGTAAATTCTTGTACTGCGGCTTTACATTTAGGAATTGATGCATTAGGGATAAAAGCTGGAGATAAAGTACTTATACCAAGTATGACATTTGCAGCAACTGGAGAAGTAGTAAGATATATTGGTGCTGAAATAATTCCGATAGATACAGAATATGGTACTAATTTGATTACACCAGAGATTTTAGAAAAAGCTTTAGAAAAACATAAAGATATTAAGTTATTAATTGTTGTTCACTATGGTGGTCAAGCTGCTCAAATTAAAGAATTAATTGAGATTTGTAATCGTCATGGAATAAAAATTATGGAAGATGCTGCTCATGCATTTCCAACTCGAAAGGACGGACAATTGGTTGGTAATTTTGGAGATATAACTTGTTTTAGCTTTTACGCAAATAAAACAATAACAACAGGTGAAGGAGGAATGTTGGTGACTAATGACGAAAACATATATAAAAGAGTAAAAACTATGCGTTTGCATGGAATCAACAGGGATATATGGGATCGATTTACATCGAAAACCCCGTCATGGGAATATGATGTCATCGATGCAGGATACAAGTATAATATGCCTGATTTAGCTGCAGCAATTGGTTTAGGTCAGCTAGAGAAAGCGGAATTGTTTAGATCCGAAAGACAAAAAGCTGTAGAGTTTTATTATGAAAAATTGAAAGATTTATCTATGATAGATTTACCAATATGTAATGATAAATTAGAAGATCATGCTTGGCATTTATTTCCAATTGTACTGAACGAAAAATCTTCAATTTCGAGAAATGAATTTATAGAAAAAATGTCAGAACAAGGTGTTGGTACTTCTGTACACTACAAGCCAATTCATCAATTAAGTTATTACAAAGAAAGATACAACTTGATTAAAGAAGATTATCCAAATGCAGAGCTAACTTGGTCAGGAAACGTTTCTTTGCCATTATATCCTTATATGACTAATGAAGAACTGCAATACATTGTGGATACTGTTAAAAATATATTAACTTAG
- a CDS encoding sugar transferase yields the protein MKRIIDFLFSLIGLIILIIPFTLIGLLIKIKMPGPVFFIQIRVGKEGKPFKLFKFRTMSVASGKTNGSFDAGDSSRITPLGRILRKTKLDELPQLINVLIGDMSLVGPRPEVQQWTQIFPDQWEIVHRMRPGITDNASIMFRNEEEILANSQNPTLTYKEEILPKKLRMYIDYVENHSILIDAKIILTTIKEIIVK from the coding sequence ATGAAACGAATAATTGATTTTTTGTTTTCTTTAATTGGTTTAATAATTCTGATTATACCCTTTACTCTAATTGGGCTATTAATCAAAATTAAAATGCCTGGACCTGTATTTTTTATTCAGATTAGAGTAGGTAAAGAAGGAAAGCCATTTAAGCTATTTAAGTTTAGAACAATGAGTGTAGCCTCTGGAAAAACTAACGGTAGTTTTGATGCTGGCGATTCTTCTCGTATTACTCCTTTAGGGCGTATATTACGTAAAACTAAATTGGATGAATTACCACAATTAATCAATGTTTTAATTGGCGATATGTCTTTAGTTGGTCCAAGACCAGAAGTACAACAATGGACACAAATTTTTCCTGACCAATGGGAAATTGTTCATAGAATGCGTCCAGGTATAACAGATAATGCATCAATAATGTTTAGGAATGAGGAGGAGATATTAGCAAATTCTCAAAACCCTACACTTACATATAAAGAAGAAATTTTGCCTAAAAAACTTAGAATGTATATTGATTATGTAGAAAATCATTCTATTTTAATAGATGCTAAAATTATTTTAACAACAATCAAAGAAATAATCGTAAAATGA
- a CDS encoding GNAT family N-acetyltransferase, whose translation MKIRDLNISDVKKIAEVHEKSFKDFFLTSLGRQFLETYYAASINNNTSIGIGLFDNEEKLCGFATGTSKSLGYHKTLLFQNSFLFFKSLLFVSLSRPKVIFRLFKNINKKSDKKDDKQYAELLSIAMLPDLKGSGYGKILLDEFEKKAKCHSASKIALTTDYNNNDNVVKFYNKSGYEVYYDFIAYPNRHMYKLIKKLDETNN comes from the coding sequence ATGAAAATAAGAGATTTAAATATCTCAGATGTGAAAAAAATTGCGGAAGTTCATGAAAAATCATTTAAAGACTTTTTCTTAACATCTTTAGGGAGACAATTTCTCGAAACTTATTATGCTGCTTCTATCAATAACAACACAAGTATTGGAATCGGTTTATTTGATAATGAAGAAAAACTATGTGGATTTGCTACAGGAACAAGTAAATCACTTGGATATCATAAAACACTTTTGTTTCAAAATAGCTTTCTTTTTTTTAAAAGTCTTTTATTTGTTTCATTAAGTAGACCGAAAGTTATCTTCAGACTATTTAAAAATATAAATAAAAAATCGGATAAAAAAGACGACAAACAATACGCAGAATTATTATCCATAGCTATGTTGCCTGATCTTAAAGGATCGGGCTACGGCAAAATTTTATTAGATGAATTTGAAAAAAAAGCGAAATGCCACTCAGCATCAAAAATAGCCTTAACTACAGATTATAATAATAATGATAATGTCGTAAAATTTTATAACAAATCTGGTTATGAAGTATATTACGATTTCATAGCTTACCCAAATAGGCATATGTATAAATTGATAAAAAAGTTAGATGAAACGAATAATTGA
- a CDS encoding N-acetyl sugar amidotransferase: protein MNTVKVCSRCIMDETAKEITFDNDGVCNFCHNYDNVLVNDVHTDKGGEEKLEKLIEEIKRKGKNSRYDCLIGLSGGVDSSYVAYIIKKKYGLRAFAIHLDNGWNTELAVANVEQIVKRLDIDLDTCVLDWKEFRDIQTSFLKSSISNIEIPTDHAIWALLIKTAAKMKIPYIIAGNNVVTESIMPESWLYGSKDSKLIKSLHRQFGKVKMKTYPSLSTLDYVDYLLVRGIRWVPILNYIPYNKAEAKQTLIDELGWQDYGGKHYESIFTRFFHAFYLPVKFGYDLRKSYLSALVCSGQISRDEALAEISKPPAPKDMLDQDRDYVIKKLGLSEDEFDVIMKSPNKTYVDYPNNESLWKRFHSVIRIARNYIIRVG, encoded by the coding sequence ATGAATACAGTAAAAGTTTGTAGCCGTTGTATAATGGATGAAACGGCAAAAGAAATAACATTCGATAACGATGGAGTTTGTAATTTTTGCCATAATTATGATAATGTACTTGTTAATGATGTGCATACAGATAAAGGTGGTGAAGAAAAACTAGAAAAATTAATTGAAGAAATAAAACGTAAAGGTAAAAATTCAAGATATGATTGTTTGATTGGATTAAGCGGAGGTGTAGATAGTTCATACGTAGCTTATATAATTAAAAAGAAATATGGTCTTCGAGCTTTTGCTATACACCTTGATAATGGATGGAATACAGAATTAGCAGTAGCAAATGTTGAGCAAATTGTAAAACGCTTAGATATTGATCTCGATACTTGTGTTTTAGATTGGAAAGAATTTAGAGATATTCAAACATCATTTTTGAAATCTTCAATTTCAAATATTGAAATTCCTACCGATCATGCAATTTGGGCACTTTTAATTAAGACTGCTGCTAAAATGAAAATTCCTTATATCATTGCGGGGAATAATGTCGTTACAGAATCTATCATGCCGGAATCATGGTTATATGGTTCCAAAGATTCGAAATTAATTAAGTCACTTCATCGCCAGTTTGGAAAAGTTAAGATGAAAACTTATCCAAGTTTGTCAACATTAGATTATGTAGATTATTTATTAGTAAGAGGAATTAGATGGGTGCCTATTTTAAATTATATACCTTATAACAAAGCTGAGGCAAAGCAAACACTTATTGATGAACTTGGATGGCAAGATTATGGAGGAAAACACTATGAGTCTATATTTACAAGATTCTTTCATGCTTTCTATTTGCCAGTTAAATTTGGTTACGATTTAAGGAAATCATATTTATCAGCATTAGTTTGTTCAGGACAAATCTCTAGAGATGAAGCTTTAGCTGAAATTAGCAAGCCACCAGCACCTAAGGATATGTTAGATCAGGATAGAGATTATGTAATTAAAAAATTAGGTCTTTCTGAAGACGAATTTGATGTAATTATGAAATCACCAAATAAAACTTATGTAGATTATCCTAACAATGAAAGTTTATGGAAACGATTTCATAGTGTAATTAGAATAGCTAGAAATTATATTATCCGAGTTGGCTAA
- a CDS encoding AglZ/HisF2 family acetamidino modification protein, with translation MLRTRIIPILLLNDGGLVKTVKFSKDRYIGDPINAVRIFNKKEVDELVLLDIGASRNGTPPNFIEIKEIVSEAFMPVGYGGGISKMGHIEQLFNIGVEKVILNSVIFENKELIEEAIKIYGSQSIVASIDVKKDIWGSYKIYSNSGKKKQNISLDSCIRLIQEIGFGELVINNIDKDGTMQGYDLDLIGKVTAMLDIPVVSVGGAGTITDFIKAIKAGVSAVAAGSMFVFQGVHRAVLISYITADQLEQELKE, from the coding sequence ATGCTTAGGACAAGAATAATACCAATTCTATTGTTAAACGATGGAGGATTAGTTAAGACAGTGAAGTTTTCGAAAGACAGATACATTGGAGATCCAATTAATGCTGTTAGAATTTTTAATAAAAAAGAAGTTGACGAATTAGTATTATTGGATATTGGTGCTAGTAGAAATGGAACACCTCCAAATTTCATTGAGATTAAAGAAATTGTTTCGGAAGCATTTATGCCTGTTGGATATGGAGGAGGTATTTCAAAAATGGGACATATCGAGCAACTATTTAATATAGGAGTAGAGAAAGTAATTTTAAATTCAGTTATTTTTGAGAACAAAGAATTAATTGAAGAAGCTATAAAAATTTACGGTAGTCAAAGTATTGTTGCATCAATAGATGTTAAAAAAGATATTTGGGGGAGTTACAAAATTTATTCAAATAGTGGAAAAAAGAAACAAAATATAAGTCTGGATAGCTGTATTAGATTAATTCAAGAAATAGGTTTTGGCGAATTAGTAATTAATAATATAGATAAAGATGGAACAATGCAGGGATATGACTTGGATCTCATAGGAAAAGTTACTGCAATGCTCGATATACCTGTTGTTTCTGTGGGAGGAGCCGGTACTATTACAGATTTTATAAAAGCTATAAAAGCAGGCGTTTCTGCCGTTGCAGCAGGATCAATGTTTGTCTTTCAAGGAGTGCATAGGGCTGTATTGATAAGTTATATTACTGCTGATCAACTTGAACAAGAATTAAAAGAATAA
- the hisH gene encoding imidazole glycerol phosphate synthase subunit HisH, which yields MEYKNQKVVIIDYGMGNIGSIDNMLKYLGVKAIISSEPNVILDADKIILPGVGHFDRAMTNIKELGLMDVLKEMALVKKKPFLGICLGMQIMCESSEEGSLPGLSFINAEVKKFDFGTDSKLKVPHMGWNRIHVNKPSDILEGLDDDSRFYFVHSYFVKCQNEIDILTKTTYGFDFVSSFQVDNLIGAQFHPEKSHRFGVSLFKNFLEKY from the coding sequence ATGGAATATAAAAATCAAAAAGTTGTTATCATTGATTATGGTATGGGAAATATCGGATCAATTGATAATATGTTAAAATATTTGGGCGTAAAAGCTATCATAAGCTCAGAACCAAATGTTATTTTAGATGCAGATAAAATTATTCTACCTGGAGTTGGTCATTTTGATCGAGCTATGACGAATATCAAAGAATTGGGTTTGATGGATGTACTTAAGGAAATGGCTTTGGTTAAGAAAAAGCCTTTTTTAGGAATATGTCTAGGGATGCAAATTATGTGTGAATCTAGTGAAGAAGGATCATTACCAGGTCTTTCATTTATTAACGCAGAAGTTAAAAAATTTGATTTTGGAACAGATTCCAAACTTAAAGTTCCACATATGGGATGGAATAGGATTCATGTTAATAAGCCGTCAGATATTTTGGAAGGCTTAGATGATGATTCTAGATTTTATTTTGTCCATTCCTATTTTGTAAAATGCCAAAATGAAATTGATATACTTACAAAAACTACATACGGATTTGATTTTGTCTCTTCTTTTCAAGTTGATAATCTGATAGGAGCACAATTTCATCCAGAAAAGAGCCATCGTTTTGGAGTTAGTCTATTTAAAAACTTTTTAGAAAAATATTGA
- a CDS encoding glycosyltransferase family 4 protein has product MKKVWLINPAAMPPKYEARIQTLKRAQYLRLNGYDVTIISGSFLHNTNINLIEDKSPYKFAEYENGQKFIHIRTSNYNSNGLIRIYSILQFYFRLWWFTSRFEKPDFISHIAAVPFGNITYFVAKKVKAKFIVDIVDLWPESFVAYGLVSKKNPLVKLAYWAENWLYKKANLLIFSMEGGKDYIKERKWDIDQGGKIDIDRVHYINNGVDLEDFDYNKVNYKIADDDLENDHVFKVVYIGSIRLANNVMQLVEAAQHLKDVTDIKFLIYGDGEDRLTLEQYCKDNQIENVVFKQKWVELKYVPYILSKSSLNILNYKPSSILRYGGSQSKSFQYMASGKPICANVEMSYCPIKKFNIGIAKEFKNSKEYADAILSFYKMDKSEYHAICVNARNASQNYDYKLLTERYIELISQI; this is encoded by the coding sequence GTGAAAAAAGTATGGTTAATTAATCCAGCTGCTATGCCTCCTAAGTATGAGGCAAGAATTCAAACTCTTAAGCGTGCACAATATTTGCGTTTGAACGGTTATGATGTAACAATTATAAGTGGAAGTTTTTTGCATAATACTAATATTAATTTAATTGAAGATAAGTCTCCTTATAAATTTGCTGAATATGAAAATGGACAAAAGTTTATTCATATTCGAACATCTAATTACAATTCTAATGGCTTAATTAGAATTTATAGTATTTTACAATTTTATTTTAGACTATGGTGGTTTACATCACGTTTTGAAAAACCAGATTTTATTTCTCATATAGCTGCCGTTCCTTTCGGCAACATCACTTATTTTGTTGCTAAAAAAGTTAAGGCCAAATTTATTGTTGATATTGTTGATTTATGGCCTGAATCTTTTGTAGCTTATGGATTAGTATCAAAAAAAAATCCATTAGTAAAACTTGCATATTGGGCTGAAAATTGGCTCTATAAAAAAGCTAATTTGCTTATTTTCTCAATGGAAGGAGGAAAAGATTACATCAAAGAAAGAAAATGGGATATAGATCAAGGAGGTAAAATAGATATCGATAGAGTGCATTATATTAATAATGGAGTAGATTTAGAAGATTTTGATTATAATAAAGTAAATTATAAAATAGCAGATGATGATTTAGAAAATGATCATGTTTTTAAAGTTGTTTATATTGGATCAATTCGACTTGCTAACAACGTTATGCAATTAGTAGAAGCTGCTCAGCATTTAAAGGATGTAACTGATATTAAATTTTTAATTTACGGTGATGGAGAAGACAGACTAACCTTAGAGCAATATTGCAAAGATAACCAAATTGAAAACGTTGTTTTTAAGCAAAAATGGGTGGAGCTTAAATATGTTCCTTATATTTTGAGTAAAAGCTCATTAAATATTCTCAATTATAAGCCTAGTTCAATTCTTCGTTACGGTGGCAGTCAAAGTAAATCCTTTCAATATATGGCAAGTGGAAAACCCATTTGTGCTAACGTAGAAATGAGTTATTGTCCTATTAAAAAGTTTAATATTGGAATAGCAAAGGAATTTAAAAATTCCAAAGAATATGCAGATGCAATCTTGTCTTTTTATAAAATGGATAAGAGTGAATATCATGCAATTTGTGTTAATGCTAGAAACGCTTCTCAGAATTATGATTACAAGTTGCTAACTGAACGGTATATTGAATTGATTAGCCAAATTTAG
- a CDS encoding DegT/DnrJ/EryC1/StrS family aminotransferase — protein sequence MIPFLNLKKVNDEFSNEIQVAINKVISSGWYLQGEANSTFEKNYSKYIGTKHTIGVANGLDALRLILRAYIELGIMNEGDEVVVPINTYIASVLAITDNNLIPVFVEPDPITLQIDDDRIEEVISDKTKAIMIVHLYGRCSYTDKIGNLCKKHNLKLIEDNAQAHGCLFGNIKTGAIGDASGHSFYPGKNLGALGDAGAVTTNDDELTKTIRALANYGSSEKYVSKYKGLNSRLDEIQAAVLDIKLKYLDRDVEARKHVARRYMNEIKNSLVVIPTLSDWNSHVFHLFPIFSKNRNELQQYLTANEVQTLIHYPIPPHKQLCYKEYNEMSFPITEQIHNEELSLPISPVMTEEEITTIITAINNWIL from the coding sequence ATGATTCCATTTTTAAATCTAAAAAAAGTAAATGATGAATTTTCAAATGAAATTCAAGTTGCTATAAATAAAGTAATTTCTTCTGGATGGTATTTACAAGGAGAAGCAAACAGTACATTTGAAAAAAATTATTCTAAATATATAGGCACAAAGCATACAATTGGAGTAGCAAATGGTTTGGATGCTTTAAGACTTATCCTGAGAGCTTACATAGAACTTGGTATAATGAATGAAGGTGATGAAGTAGTAGTTCCAATAAATACTTATATTGCTTCAGTACTTGCAATTACCGATAACAATTTGATTCCAGTTTTTGTAGAACCAGATCCTATAACACTTCAGATAGATGATGATAGAATCGAAGAAGTTATTTCAGATAAAACTAAAGCGATTATGATTGTGCATCTTTATGGAAGATGTAGTTATACTGATAAAATTGGAAATTTATGTAAGAAGCATAATTTAAAACTTATTGAAGATAATGCCCAAGCTCATGGTTGTTTATTTGGTAATATAAAAACAGGAGCAATTGGTGATGCCTCAGGACACAGTTTTTATCCAGGTAAAAATTTAGGTGCTTTAGGAGACGCAGGAGCCGTTACTACTAATGATGATGAGCTAACGAAAACAATTAGGGCTTTAGCTAATTATGGCTCAAGTGAAAAATATGTAAGCAAGTACAAGGGATTGAATAGTCGATTAGATGAAATTCAAGCAGCTGTACTAGATATAAAATTGAAATATCTCGATAGAGATGTAGAAGCAAGAAAGCATGTTGCTCGCAGGTATATGAATGAAATAAAAAATTCTTTAGTTGTTATACCAACGCTTTCAGATTGGAATAGTCATGTCTTTCATTTATTTCCGATTTTTTCTAAAAATAGAAATGAGCTTCAGCAATATCTTACAGCCAATGAGGTGCAGACATTAATTCATTATCCAATTCCTCCTCATAAACAGTTATGTTATAAGGAGTACAATGAAATGTCATTTCCTATAACAGAACAAATTCATAATGAGGAACTAAGTTTGCCAATTAGTCCGGTTATGACAGAAGAAGAAATTACGACCATTATTACCGCAATTAATAATTGGATTTTATAG
- a CDS encoding acyltransferase — translation MIHKLAECISEQVHESTNIWQYVVVLKNAKVGSDCNICAHCFIENDVVIGNNVTVKNGVYLWDGITIEDNVQIGPNVTFTNDKYPRAKMPFELQRTLIKRNASIGAASTILGGVTIGENAMIGAGSLVTKDVPDNELWLGSPAKFIRKIEK, via the coding sequence ATGATACATAAATTAGCAGAATGTATTAGTGAACAAGTGCATGAGAGTACAAATATTTGGCAATATGTCGTGGTACTTAAAAATGCAAAAGTTGGCAGCGATTGTAATATTTGTGCACATTGTTTTATAGAAAATGATGTGGTGATAGGAAACAATGTAACGGTTAAAAATGGAGTCTATCTTTGGGATGGGATAACTATTGAAGATAATGTTCAAATTGGTCCAAATGTAACTTTTACTAATGATAAATATCCACGTGCAAAAATGCCATTTGAATTACAAAGAACATTGATCAAGAGAAATGCTTCAATAGGCGCTGCATCTACAATTTTAGGAGGAGTTACAATTGGAGAAAATGCTATGATTGGTGCTGGGAGTTTGGTTACAAAAGATGTTCCAGATAATGAACTATGGTTAGGAAGTCCTGCAAAATTTATAAGAAAAATTGAAAAATAA
- a CDS encoding sugar 3,4-ketoisomerase: MKESTVYGCGLIELNKIHNRAGNITIIEENKSVPFPIERIYYLYDIPGNESRGGHGHKELHQLIVAASGSFSITLNDGHIKRTFFLNNPNVGLLIVPGIWRELDDFSSGSVCLVLASHLYNESDYIRDFQEFINYKK; encoded by the coding sequence ATGAAAGAGAGTACTGTTTATGGCTGTGGTTTAATTGAATTGAATAAAATCCACAATAGAGCTGGTAATATAACTATTATAGAGGAGAACAAAAGCGTTCCGTTCCCGATTGAAAGGATATATTATTTGTATGATATTCCAGGAAATGAGAGTAGAGGTGGTCATGGTCATAAAGAATTACATCAATTGATTGTTGCAGCTAGTGGAAGTTTTAGCATTACATTAAATGATGGACATATTAAAAGAACTTTCTTTTTAAATAATCCAAATGTAGGTTTGTTAATTGTACCAGGTATTTGGAGAGAACTTGATGATTTTTCTTCAGGTTCTGTGTGTTTGGTACTAGCTTCGCATTTGTATAATGAGTCTGATTATATCAGAGATTTTCAAGAATTTATAAATTATAAAAAATAG
- a CDS encoding sugar 3,4-ketoisomerase codes for MFLEDVKIINLPKIEDQRGNLSFLESNNHIPFKIKRTYWIYDVPGGFARGGHAFLEQHEFIIALSGSFDVIVDDGKEKKTFTLNRSYYGLYIPSTLWREMNNFSTNSLAMVSSSTIFSNDDYIRDYDQFLKLKGI; via the coding sequence ATGTTTTTAGAAGACGTCAAAATAATTAATCTTCCGAAAATTGAAGATCAGAGAGGTAACTTGTCATTTTTGGAATCAAACAATCATATTCCTTTTAAAATTAAAAGAACATATTGGATTTATGATGTGCCTGGAGGTTTTGCAAGAGGGGGGCATGCATTTTTAGAACAACATGAATTCATAATTGCATTATCGGGTAGTTTTGACGTGATAGTTGATGATGGAAAAGAAAAGAAAACCTTTACTTTAAATAGATCATATTATGGTCTTTACATTCCTTCAACACTTTGGAGAGAAATGAATAACTTTTCAACCAATTCGCTGGCTATGGTTTCTAGTTCAACAATATTTTCTAATGATGATTATATTAGAGATTATGATCAATTTTTAAAGTTAAAGGGAATTTAA